The window ATGAAAGCCTCCACGAGAAGCTTCTACCAGGACGCCGTCACGCGCGTGGTCGGCCACATCGCCGCGCACCTCGATCGGGCCGTGGACCTCGATGAACTGGCGGGACTCGCGGGGACCTCACCCTTCCACTTTCACCGGATCTGCCGGGGGATGCTGGGTGAGACGCCGCTCGAGCTCGCGCGGCGGCTGCGACTGGAACGCGCCGCATACCAACTGGGGTACGCGCGAGACTCGATCACGCAGGTCGCCTTTGCGGCCGGCTACGAGTCACATGAGTCCTTCACGCGGGCCTTCCGGGTGGCGTACGGATCGTCGCCAAGCGACTTCCGCCGAGCACAGGTCCGTCGAATCGAGATCGCCGCGGTGAATGGCATTCACTTCACACCAGACGGCCGCGCGCCGTTACCACGCTTTCGCGACACCGGAGGTGTCACCATGGACGTCGTACTCGAGGAATTGCCACCGTATCGCCTGGCGATGGTGCGGCATGTGGGGCCGTACAACCAGGTCGGCAACGCGTTTCACCAGCTTGGGGCGATCGGGGGGCCGCTCGGGCTCTTCTCCGAGCGTAGCCTGATGCTGGCGCTGTATCACGACGATCCGGAAGCGGTCCCCGCTGGTGAGCTGCGGTCCGACGCGGCCCTGGTAGTCACCGAAGAGGTCAATCTCCCCGAGGGAATCGTTGAAGGACGGCTGCCGGGCGGGACGTATGCGCGAGCCCGCTACCGCGGGTCATATGAAGGGCTCGGCGACGCGTGGGCCCGCTTCATGGGTGAGTGGCTGCCGGCAAGTGGGCACCGACTCGCCATTGGCGCTGCAGTGGAGATTTACCGCGATGGACCCATGATCAACCCGGGATCCGAGGCAGTGACCGATCTCCTCGTCCCGATCGAACGATCGGCGTAACGTCGCGTGACCTGGCATCGCAGGCGAAGGGGTCGCTTGCGGTGCCCACGGATCGGGCGTTGGTTCCAGTGCCTCCCGCCCTTCGCCGCATGCCGTCACGTCGATTGTACCACGTCGCTGCGTCCCTGATCCTGCTCGCGGCCCCCGGCCTCGTCGCCGGCCAGGGGCGACCTGATGAGTTGTCGCGATACTTCGCCACGCAGGTCGATCGGGAGGAGCTCGTGCGCATCCCGATGCGCGACGGCAAGCGGCTCAATGCATCGCTGTTCTTCCCGAAGGCACGGGCCCGCCAGGACCTGCCGACGATCCTCACCTTCTTTCCCTACCAGATCAACCCGGTCAGTGCGGAGAACCGCGCCTTCCTGGAGAATGGCTACGCCCTGGCCTACGTGAACGTGCGCGGGCGCTACTTCTCCGAGGGGACCTACACCTACCTCGGCGGTTCCGGTCCGGATTCCTACGACACCATCAACTGGCTGTCGCGGCAACCGTGGTCGAATGGCAAGGTCGGCGCGTTAGGCTGCTCGTCGAGTGCGGAGGAGCAGCACCGGATGAACGCCATGGGGCACCCGGCGTTTGCGGCGGCG is drawn from Gemmatimonadota bacterium and contains these coding sequences:
- a CDS encoding AraC family transcriptional regulator, encoding MKASTRSFYQDAVTRVVGHIAAHLDRAVDLDELAGLAGTSPFHFHRICRGMLGETPLELARRLRLERAAYQLGYARDSITQVAFAAGYESHESFTRAFRVAYGSSPSDFRRAQVRRIEIAAVNGIHFTPDGRAPLPRFRDTGGVTMDVVLEELPPYRLAMVRHVGPYNQVGNAFHQLGAIGGPLGLFSERSLMLALYHDDPEAVPAGELRSDAALVVTEEVNLPEGIVEGRLPGGTYARARYRGSYEGLGDAWARFMGEWLPASGHRLAIGAAVEIYRDGPMINPGSEAVTDLLVPIERSA